A section of the Bombus terrestris chromosome 2, iyBomTerr1.2, whole genome shotgun sequence genome encodes:
- the LOC100650829 gene encoding histone acetyltransferase p300 isoform X3 — translation MADHLVDGPPNKRPKLGDPFQGTSDSAVGMAPLMMHHAYTNYGGGGSGNMQQMQGPPQQQLHLQQHQLQPHWNNHTIQKRNYITNTDMFDLENDLPDDLLSSGSWGSATESAKPPATGPGPGQQNGALDSELRQHVQQQQQLSHHLIQQQGNKNLVANSLAMAAGTLGNKSPNMQSPPNVSVSKVVDPQMVVSLGNLPSSIASSLANNQMSIANSMGGLQSSMSMAGSNPTMSMPGGINSALVMTSSASGNNNMGGMAGGSLIVTNSLNKQPLNTVTMMAPNTQGGIHHPSGPHGVAQMQNGPGIMNTRAVAMQQQQQAHMVGPARGQSPHQQVHQVGIVGPGQGGPRIQAPPNMTNMPNMGQISASSPYGYGSPASGQGPGVTVCTNSPVGVVTPQPKGVGTNMTAMQGSRFGGTAGPIGSTNVVGGQEGGMAQQAQPPAPSPAQPQSGAPSGGQPGPQQATQGQIPGTGAPTGATKSIADPEKRKLIQQQLVLLLHAHKCQRRESQANGEVWQCSLPDCKTMKNVLTHMTACQAGKTCKVPHCSSSRQIISHWKHCNRNDCPVCLPLKQANKNKTTNAAAASTTQPNSQPNPSQTEMRRAYDALGIPCPTTTTGGLVAQCVTRRMPTPSMQGAPGAIGNVRLAQPPTQNAPGQSVVGAGQQVVAPNVSLPLNSDPNTVGVAGNQAAPTSGPTPAAAATAANIQQSVNMQQLFGLNDSGQLSVPSENRLANLQLPAGLQPSQVTATSVQESKDWHQTVTPDLRNHLVHKLVQAIFPTPDPQAMLDKRMHNLVAYARKVEGDMYEMANSRSEYYHLLAEKIYKIQKELEEKRQKRKEQQLQAQQQQQPQSAGASGSGLRPCAPPGVGTVPPSRPVGTVTPSLRSHSPSMTLGNLPAMGIPHNRMQFPQQQQTQQVQVQSQTNAQAQAQAQAQAQAQAQAQAQAQAQAQAQAQAQAQVQVQQQMQQQQQQQQQQSGILVGPPGPSPNGQSTSNPNVVSNPGLSPFGQPQMSQSSLTTTTTSATTSQFPTSNGTSGLPNSSPVQNQHQYSDIMKVRLAQAQAAIAHQHQQQQQPPSQPQSQQQSSQSQPQQPTSTSNQNATTTSMPQTPSPFSSMQQQNNQQQNQFNNSRPLSVSTPNDNGISTSTPQTIPPPASSGPSPGPATTTNGPQSTTSTPNTPLVPSLMTPNQTVSSANQTPPHPATTPSPAGLASLGKGMTSQERAALNAPRTSSMSSQMAAITAALDRDNSPSPPMNNNKGKLDSIKEESMKMEIKTEDGSENHRMDGGKSVNNEVSIKTEIKTEPMEEGSSESIVKEEPISIKEEPITPISSQDTTTPDIKPLVPEPIQPSGTSTDKKRLCLFKPDELRQALMPTLEKLYRQDPESIPFRQPVDPQALGIPDYFDIVKKPMDLSTIKRKLDTGQYSDPWEYVDDVWMMFDNAWLYNRKTSRVYRYCTKLSEVFEQEIDPVMQALGYCCGRKYTFNPQVLCCYGKQLCTIPRDAKYYSYQNRYTFCQKCFNDIPGDTVTLGDDPTQPQTAIKKEQFQEMKNDHLELEPFVVCTDCGRKVHQICVLHMESIWPLGFTCDNCLKKKGQKRKENKFNAKRLPVTKLGTYIETRVNNFLKKKEAGAGEVAIRVVASSDKVVEVKPGMRSRFVENGEMPGEFPYRAKALFAFEEVDGTDVCFFGMHVQEYGSECTPPNTRRVYIAYLDSVHFFRPRQFRTAVYHEILLGYLDYAKQLGYTMAHIWACPPSEGDDYIFHCHPQEQKIPKPKRLQEWYKKMLDKGMVERIVLDYKDILKQAMEDKLTSAADLPYFEGDFWPNVLEESIKELDQEEEEKRKQAEAAEAAAANAIFSLSEDSETGPDGKKKGQKKAKKSNKSKANQRKNSKKSNTPQTGNDLSAKIFATMEKHKEVFFVIRLHSAQSAASLAPIQDPDPVINCDLMDGRDAFLTMARERHYEFSSLRRAKFSSMSMLYELHNQGQDKFVYTCNNCKSHVETRYHCTVCDDFDLCISCKEKDGHPHHMEKLGLDLDDGSSPADAKQANPQEARKLSIQRCIQSLVHACQCRDANCRLTSCQKMKRVVTHTKVCKRKTNGGCPICKQLIALCCYHAKHCQETKCLVPFCSNIKHKLKQQQLQQRLQQAQLLRRRMAAMNSRPTGPVGAMQSGQQSSNVTMTTGVAMKPGVSPTNLPSPHQPGIGLKPGTQTPPAHVLQVVKQVQEEAARQQVPHGYGKVTPGGGVGAGVGVGGQTGGVMPPPPMQRPMPVQMPNPGGTHLIPMDQWTASRYQPSTLMQQNPGLRQQTPQQLMQQQQQHQGQPAIAMGGQMPRQAGVLGGPVNQVGPQTQSNMHKHVLQQLMQTLKNPHTPEQQNQILQILKSNPPIMAAFIKQRALALNQQQSGQYGGGVGGPLGPNQPQQQPALQHIMSQQQQQQQQQHQQQQQHQQQQQQQGRMQIQAMLNQQQQQQQQQQQPVQQQPPQWYKQQMLVLQRHQHPSQQQQHPQQQQQQQQQQQQQFTQPPAPPYGQQRPIRPPLLGYGGFSEQGYGQPGLKPTPPPVPSPQGVMGPPGISVQQQLMQSVRSPPPIRSPQPNPSPRPVPSPRNQPVPSPRSGPVPSPHHHPPHGTPTHSPAHELGGPSEMMLSQLSGGTGAPTGHPGTMPHHPSPAPPPTSGTDSSEVTPMTPQDQLSKFVEGL, via the exons ATGGCCGACCACCTGGTGGACGGGCCACCGAATAAGCGGCCGAAGCTCGGAGATCCTTTTCAGGGGACTTCGGATTCCGCGG TGGGTATGGCGCCTCTAATGATGCACCATGCTTATACAAACTACGGGGGAGGTGGCAGTGGTAACATGCAACAAATGCAGGGCCCGCCACAACAGCAGCTTCATCTGCAACAGCATCAGCTGCAGCCACATTGGAACAACCATACCATCCAGAAAAGaa ATTATATAACAAACACAGATATGTTTGATCTTGAAAATGATCTACCTGATGATCTGTTGTCATCGGGGTCTTGGGGTTCTGCAACTGAAAGTGCTAAACCACCAGCAACAGGCCCAGGCCCAGGGCAGCAAAATGGTGCGCTTGATTCAGAACTTAGACAACATgtacagcaacaacaacaacttTCACATCATCTAATACAACAACAA GGCAACAAAAATTTGGTTGCAAATTCTCTAGCAATGGCTGCTGGAACTTTGGGTAATAAAAGTCCAAATATGCAATCTCCACCAAATGTTTCTGTTTCTAAAGTAGTTGATCCACAAATGGTCGTGAGTCTGGGAAATTTACCAAGTAGTATAGCCAGTTCCTTGGCAAATAATCAAATGTCCATTGCAAATTCAATGGGTGGCCTTCAATCGTCAATGAGCATGGCTGGAAGTAATCCTACCATGTCAATGCCAGGTGGAATAAATTCTGCTCTTGTTATGACCAGTAGTGCTAGTGGAAATAACAATATGGGTGGAATGGCAGGTGGAAGTTTAATTGTAACCAACAGCTTAAATAAGCAACCTTTAAACACT GTAACCATGATGGCTCCTAATACACAAGGAGGAATTCATCATCCTAGTGGGCCACATGGTGTTGCTCAAATGCAAAATGGACCTGGAATAATGAATACTAGAGCTGTAGCAatgcaacaacagcaacaagcTCATATGGTTGGACCAGCAAGGGGTCAAAGTCCACATCAACAAGTACACCAAGTTGGTATCGTTGGTCCTGGTCAGGGAGGTCCAAGAATCCAGGCACCCCCAAATATGACAAATATGCCAAATATGGGGCAAATAAGTGCATCAAGTCCTTATGGTTATG GATCTCCAGCGAGTGGACAGGGGCCTGGCGTTACTGTATGTACTAACAGTCCTGTTGGAGTTGTTACACCACAACCAAAAGGAGTGGGAACAAACATGACTGCCATGCAAGGTAGTAGATTTGGAGGAACCGCAGGTCCTATTGGCTCCACAAATGTTGTGGGTGGTCAAGAAGGTGGCATGGCACAACAAGCTCAACCACCTGCTCCAAGTCCAGCTCAACCTCAGTCTGGTGCACCAAGTGGAGGTCAACCTGGACCACAACAAGCTACTCAGGGCCAAATACCCGGTACTGGTGCTCCAACgg GTGCTACAAAATCAATTGCTGATCCAGAAAAGCGCAAACTTATTCAGCAACAACTAGTTCTTCTACTTCACGCGCATAAGTGTCAACGACGCGAAAGTCAAGCAAACGGTGAAGTTTGGCAATGTTCGTTGCCAGACTGTAAAACTATGAAAAATGTATTGACTCACATGACTGCTTGTCAAGCAGGGAAAACCTGTAAAGTGCCACACTGTAGCTCATCGAGACAAATTATTAGTCACTGGAAACACTGCAACCGTAACGATTGTCCTGTGTGTTTACCTCTGAAACAggcaaacaaaaataaaacaacaaatGCTGCTGCAGCATCTACGACACAACCAAATAGTCAACCAAATCCGAGTCAAACAGAAATGAGAAGAGCATACGATGCGTTGGGTATTCCATGTCCGACTACAACAACTGGTGGTTTGGTTGCTCAATGTGTAACTAGAAGAATGCCAACACCAAGCATGCAAGGAGCACCCGGTGCGATAGGAAACGTTAGATTAGCTCAACCTCCAACTCAGAATGCACCCGGTCAATCTGTAGTTGGCGCCGGGCAACAAGTTGTTGCTCCAAATGTTTCCCTCCCTTTAAATTCTGATCCTAATACAGTCGGAGTTGCTGGTAATCAAGCAGCACCTACCAGTGGTCCCACGCCTGCTGCTGCAGCGACTGCCGCTAATATACAACAATCTGTTAATATGCAGCAACTGTTTGGTTTGAATGATTCAGGACAACTTAGTGTTCCAAGTGAAAATAGGTTAGCTAATCTTCAGCTTCCAGCTGGACTTCAACCAAGTCAAGTAACAGCAACATCGGTGCAGGAATCAAAGGATTGGCATCAAACTGTAACACCAGATCTTAGAAATCATCTCGTTCATAAATTGGTTCAAGCAATATTTCCAACTCCTGATCCACAAGCTATGCTCGATAAAAGAATGCATAATCTTGTTGCATATGCAAGAAAAGTTGAAGGCGACATGTATGAAATGGCAAATTCAAGATCAGAATATTATCATTTGCTTGccgaaaaaatatacaaaattcaaaAAGAATTAGAGGAAAAACGACAAAAGCGGAAAGAACAACAATTACAAGcccagcagcaacaacaaccacAATCTGCAGGAGCATCTGGCTCAGGTTTAAGGCCATGTGCTCCCCCAGGTGTTGGTACCGTTCCACCATCACGACCAGTTGGAACAGTTACTCCTAGTTTGCGTAGTCATTCGCCAAGTATGACACTTGGAAATTTACCTGCAATGGGCATTCCGCACAATAGAATGCAGTTTCCTCAACAACAACAAACACAACAAGTACAGGTCCAGTCCCAAACGAACGCCCAAGCTCAGGCTCAAGCACAGGCCCAGGCCCAGGCTCAGGCTCAGGCTCAGGCTCAGGCTCAGGCTCAGGCTCAAGCTCAAGCTCAAGCTCAGGCTCAAGTTCAAGTTCAGCAACAaatgcaacagcaacaacaacagcagcagcagcagtcaGGAATTTTGGTTGGCCCACCTGGTCCTAGTCCAAATGGACAATCAACTTCTAATCCTAACGTTGTTTCAAATCCTGGTCTCAGTCCTTTTGGACAACCACAAATGTCACAATCAAGTTTAACAACAACTACTACGTCTGCAACAACTAGTCAATTCCCAACCTCAAATGGTACGTCTGGTTTACCTAACAGTTCGCCTGTACAGAATCAACATCAATATTCTGATATCATGAAAGTTAGATTAGCGCAAGCTCAAGCAGCAATTGCGCACCAacatcagcaacagcaacagccgCCATCACAACCTCAGTCTCAACAACAATCAAGTCAGTCACAGCCGCAACAACCAACAAGTACTTCGAATCAAAACGCTACGACAACCTCAATGCCGCAAACGCCATCACCATTTAGCAGTATGCAACAACAAAACAATCAACAGCAAAATCAATTCAACAATAGTCGGCCTCTTTCGGTTTCAACACCTAATGATAATGGCATCAGTACATCAACTCCACAAACGATACCACCTCCTGCTTCTAGTGGACCTAGTCCCGGCCCAGCAACAACGACAAATGGACCTCAATCTACAACTTCCACACCTAATACGCCACTAGTTCCTTCATTAATGACTCCAAATCAGACTGTTTCTTCCGCCAACCAAACACCACCTCATCCTGCTACTACACCGTCTCCTGCCGGCCTTGCAAGTCTAGGAAAAGGCATGACATCTCAGGAGAGGGCTGCATTAAATGCACCTAGAACTTCGTCCATGTCTTCGCAAATGGCGGCTATTACAGCCGCTTTAGATCGTGATAATTCTCCTAGTCCTCCAATGAATAACAACAAGGGAAAATTGGATTCTATTAAAGAAGAAAgtatgaaaatggaaattaaaacaGAAGATGGTTCTGAGAATCATAGAATGGATGGAGGTAAAAGTGTCAATAATGAGGTGTCTATTAAAACTGAAATCAAAACAGAACCAATGGAGGAAGGATCCAGTGAGAGTATCGTAAAGGAAGAACCTATTAGTATTAAGGAAGAACCTATAACACCAATATCCAGTCAAGACACAACAACGCCAGATATTAAACCATTAGTTCCTGAACCGATACAACCAAGCGGAACGTCAACTGATAAGAAACGGTTGTGTTTATTCAAACCAGATGAATTGCGACAAGCATTAATGCCAACGTTAGAAAAACTTTATCGCCAAGATCCAGAATCTATACCATTTAGACAACCGGTCGATCCTCAAGCATTGGGAATTCCTGATTATTTTGATATTGTTAAAAAACCAATGGATCTTTCAACGATCAAAAGAAAACTAGATACAGGGCAATACAGTGATCCATGGGAATATGTGGATGATGTATGGATGATGTTTGATAATGCATGGCTTTACAATCGTAAAACATCACGTGTTTACAGATATTGTACAAAG CTTTCTGAAGTCTTTGAGCAAGAAATAGATCCTGTAATGCAAGCCTTGGGATATTGCTGTGGAAGAAAATACACATTCAATCCACAAGTACTATGTTGTTATGGAAAGCAACTTTGTACAATACCAAGAGATGCAAAGTACTACTCCTATCAAAATAG ATACACCTTCTGTCAGAAATGTTTCAACGACATTCCTGGTGATACTGTGACGTTAGGAGACGATCCAACGCAACCACAAAC tgCCATTAAAAAGGAACAGTTCCAGGAAATGAAGAACGATCATTTGGAATTGGAGCCTTTTGTTGTATGTACAGATTGCGGTAGAAAAGTACATCAGATATGCGTGCTTCACATGGAATCAATTTGGCCTTTAGG ATTTACTTGTGATAATTGCTTGAAGAAAAAAGGTCAAAAacgtaaagaaaataaatttaatgctaAACGTTTACCGGTTACTAAATTAGGTACCTATATCGAAACACGTGTGAACAATttcttaaagaaaaaagaagctgGTGCTGGAGAAGTTGCAATTAGAGTTGTAGCATCCAGTGATAAAGTTGTCGAAGTGAAACCAGGAATGAGAAGTCGATTTGTGGAAAATGGTGAAATGCCTGGTGAATTTCCGTATAGAGCAAAAGCTTTGTTTGCATTTGAAGAAGTTGATGGGACTGATGTATGTTTCTTCGGCATGCATGTGCAAGAATATGGTAGTGAATGTACACCACCTAATACTCGAAGAGTTTATATTGCATATTTGGATTCTGTACACTTTTTCCGGCCTAGACAGTTCCGAACAGCAGTATATCACGAAATTCTTCTTGGATACTTGGATTATGCAAAACAATTGGG ATATACAATGGCTCATATTTGGGCTTGTCCCCCTTCTGAAGGCGATGATTACATTTTCCACTGCCACCCGCAAGAACAAAAGATTCCAAAGCCTAAAAGATTACAAGAATGGTATAAGAAAATGTTAGACAAAGGCATGGTTGAAAGGATCGTGCTCGATTACAAA gaCATTTTAAAACAAGCGATGGAAGATAAACTTACATCTGCAGCTGACTTACCGTATTTTGAAGGTGATTTTTGGCCGAATGTTTTAGAAGAAAGTATCAAGGAGTTAgatcaagaagaagaagagaaacgtaAACAAGCGGAAGCAGCGGAAGCTGCTGCTGCCAATGCA ATTTTCTCATTGTCAGAGGATTCTGAAACAGGGCCAGACGGCAAAAAGAAAGGGCAAAAGAAAGCTAAGAAATCCAATAAATCCAAAgcaaatcaaagaaaaaatagtaaaaaatctAATACCCCACAAACAGGAAATGATCTTTCAGCAAAGATTTTTGCCACTATGGAGAAACATAAAGAAGTATTCTTCGTTATTAGGTTGCATAGTGCTCAAAGTGCAGCCAGTTTAGCA CCTATTCAAGATCCTGATCCAGTTATTAATTGTGACCTTATGGATGGCCGCGATGCTTTCCTTACAATGGCTAGAGAAAGACATTATGAATTCTCTTCCTTAAGGCGCGCGAAATTTAGTTCTATGTCTATGCTATACGAATTGCACAATCAAGGTCAAGACAAGTTTGTTTATACTTGCAATAATTGTAAGAGCCATGTAGAAACAAGATATCATTGTACGGTTTGTGAT GATTTTGATCTGTGTATAAGCTGTAAAGAAAAAGACGGTCATCCTCATCATATGGAAAAACTTGGTTTAGATTTGGATGATGGTTCATCGCCGGCCGATGCTAAACAAGCTAATCCAcag gaGGCGCGTAAACTTTCAATTCAAAGATGTATTCAATCGTTGGTGCACGCGTGCCAATGTAGAGATGCTAACTGTCGTTTAACAAGTTGTCAAAAGATGAAGAGAGTAGTAACGCATACTAAAGTTTGCAAACGAAAAACGAACGGTGGCTGTCCAATCTGTAAACAATTAATAGCGTTGTGCTGTTATCATGCTAAACACTGCCAAGAGACTAAATGTCTTGTTCCATTCTGTTCGAACATCAAACATAAGCTGAAACAACAACAGCTTCAACAGCGGCTACAGCAAGCGCAGTTGTTAAG GAGACGAATGGCTGCGATGAATAGCAGACCCACAGGTCCAGTGGGAGCGATGCAATCCGGACAACAGAGTTCAAATGTTACTATGACCACAGGTGTTGCTATGAAACCAGGTGTCAGTCCTACCAATTTACCTTCGCCACATCAACCTGGAATAGGATTGAAACCTGGAACTCAAACGCCACCTGCTCACGTTCTCCAAGTTGTTAAGCAAGTACAAGAAGAAGCTGCACGGCAACAAGTACCGCATGGTTATGGTAAAGTAACGCCAGGTGGTGGAGTTGGTGCTGGAGTTGGCGTAGGAGGACAAACAGGTGGTGTAATGCCTCCACCTCCTATGCAACGTCCAATGCCTGTACAAATGCCAAATCCTGGCGGTACACATCTTATTCCAATGGATCAATGGACAGCAAG TAGGTATCAGCCAAGTACACTGATGCAACAGAATCCTGGTTTGAGACAGCAAACGCCGCAACAGTTAatgcagcagcagcaacaacatcaAGGGCAGCCAGCAATAGCTATGGGAGGACAGATGCCTAGGCAAGCTGGAGTTCTCGGTGGTCCGGTTAATCAAGTTGGTCCTCAAACTCAAAGCAACATGCACAAGCATGTATTGCAGCAACTTATGCAAACTCTAAAGAATCCCCATACTCCTGAACAACAAAACCAAATACTTCAAATACTCAAAAGCAATCCACCGATTATGGCTGCTTTTATCAAACAACGG gcACTCGCTCTAAATCAACAACAAAGTGGTCAATACGGTGGAGGAGTGGGCGGACCTTTGGGTCCTAATCAGCCGCAGCAACAACCTGCTCTGCAGCATATAATGTctcagcaacagcagcagcagcagcaacagcatcagcagcagcagcagcaccaacaacaacaacaacagcaaggCAGAATGCAAATACAGGCAATGCTAaatcaacagcaacaacaacagcagcaacagcagcaacctGTTCAACAGCAACCACCACAGTGGTATAAACAGCAAATGCTAGTATTGCAAAGGCACCAGCACCCGTCACAGCAGCAACAACACccgcagcagcagcaacagcagcagcaacaacaacaacaacaatttaCACAACCACCAGCACCGCCTTACGGTCAACAGCGACCTATAAGGCCGCCCCTTCTCG GTTATGGTGGCTTTAGCGAACAAGGATACGGTCAACCTGGCTTAAAACCAACACCACCTCCGGTACCTTCTCCGCAAGGTGTGATGGGGCCTCCAGGGATTTCTGTACAGCAACAATTAATGCAGTCCGTTCGATCTCCACCGCCAATTCGTTCTCCTCAACCAAATCCTTCCCCACGACCGGTTCCTTCTCCACGTAATCAGCCAGTTCCTTCTCCTCGATCAGGGCCGGTGCCATCGCCTCATCATCATCCACCTCATGGTACACCAACACATTCACCGGCTCATGAACTCGGTGGGCCAAGTGAAATGATGCTTTCGCAGCTGAGTGGTGGAACTGGTGCACCGACTGGTCACCCGGGTACCATGCCACATCATCCATCTCCAGCTCCACCACCCACTAGTGGCACAGACTCGAGTGAAGTGACGCCCATGACGCCACAAGATCAACTTTCAAAATTTGTCGAAGGATTGTAG